Proteins found in one Manduca sexta isolate Smith_Timp_Sample1 chromosome 8, JHU_Msex_v1.0, whole genome shotgun sequence genomic segment:
- the LOC115446751 gene encoding uncharacterized protein LOC115446751, with the protein MHTCSGIHVQIYRFGTKVALLNVLIVFTVFFKMSRKTQRVVLKSQAREMISKVYDFMKKEATSNYAEKLTDARWRTAQAVGVSESTVTRVLRERRIYEMKHNIKPATESNTAVVKDESGATASTNDEKDPLADEDTDSEIEASTSHATANQSTRAAMFTSPMEKRKVKPRKFNLDESNFDAIRKIIQNYYKEHHEYPKLSELKNILKERIQLDASVSTLRRLLQTLGYYRWRKTVASKKVQTQKQEC; encoded by the exons ATGCACACATGTAGTGGAATCCACGTTCAAATCTATAGATTCGGCACGAAAGTTGCTCTACTTAATGTTTTGATAgtttttactgtattttttaaaatgtccaGAAAAACACAGCGTGTTGTACTTAAAAGCCAG GCAAGAGAAATGATTTCAAAAGTGTATGATTTCATGAAAAAAGAAGCGACTAGTAATTACGCAGAAAAACTCACTGACGCACGTTGGAGAACTGCACAGGCTGTTGGCGTATCTGAAAGCACTGTGACTAGAGTTTTAAGGGAAAGAAGGATATATGAAATGAAGCATAATATAAAACCTGCTACGGAATCGAATACAGCCGTGGTAAAAGATGAATCAGGTGCCACGGCAAGTACAAATGATGAAAAAGACCCGCTTGCGGATGAAGATACTGATTCCGAAATTGAAGCGAGTACATCACATGCTACTGCTAACCAGAGCACACGTGCTGCAATGTTTACATCGCCTATGGAGAAGAGAAAGGTAAAACCAAGGAAATTTAATTTAGACGAATCTAATTTTGATGCGATTagaaaaattattcaaaactacTATAAAGAACATCATGAATATCCAAAATTGTCTgagctaaaaaatattttaaaagagcGTATACAACTTGATGCATCTGTTTCAACCCTGAGAAGATTGTTACAAACACTTGGTTATTATAGATGGAGAAAAACTGTGGCTAGCAAAAAGGTGCAAACACAAAAACAAGAATGTTaa